The genomic region CCGCACTTAGCACAGGACAACCGCAGGCCCAGCCGGCCTGTGGGGAGGACAAAAGACCCTCCCCTTTCCACGGGAACACTTTCACAGGCGTGGATTCGCCAGACACGTCTCCTACCCGCGGTCACCGGGAGCTGCGTGTAAGCCCacacctcccaccaccccaCAAACCCCCACacttcctcccctctctccccagacCACCCTCTCCCGGGCCTCCCCTCAGCCGCCCCGCTCCACCCGCGACCGTTACCCGGCGACCGGCGCACGCGCACGGAGCCTTCCCGCCGCCGCCGTCAGGGCCCGGCGCATGCGCGGGGCGTCCTCCTGCGGCCGCGCGTGTTGCATCACCCGGCGAGAGGGCGGCGGGGAGAGCCGGGGGGAAACGGAGGGGTCCTTCCGAGGGCTGCCCCGCGCCGCGCCTGAGCTACTCCCGCCCCGCGGCGGGGCTGTCGGCGGCTCCGTGCCGCCCGTCGCGGCGAGCTCCCGAAAGGAGCAACTTCTTCccgggcggcgggcgggcgctGGGCTGCGTGCCTGCGGCCCCGCCGCTGAGGGTTGAGGGGGGTCAGGCGGCAGCCCGGGCCTCCTCGCTTCCTCTTTGGGCCAAGATGGCGGGGGACGAGGCGGGAGTGACTCTGGGGCAGCCGCACCTCAGCCGGCAGGACCTCGCCACCTTGGTGAGACCCCCCCCACCGGGGGCAACCGGGAGACGGGGAGAGGCTACTGTGGGCCCGGGGGCTGAGGAGCGGCGAGTCTGAGCGGTGGGGGCCGCCGGAGTGCGACGGGGCCGGGGGGGCCGCTGCGGGGTGGGAGCAGCGCTCGGAGGTTGAGGGGATTTGTGGCTCCCTCCCTCCAGGCCCCGCCGCCACCGGTGAGGTGTGATGGGTCGCGGATGGCGgatgcttttttgggggggggagagagagctGCTTCACACGGGGGCTGAGGGAAGGGGTAGGTGGCAGTAGGCGCAGGGCAGAGCGGCGGCGCCGGGAGCAGGTTCGGCCGGTGGCAGCGGGTGTGGGCCGGCTGGATGAGGCACTTGGCTTGCCGGTGAGGTTGGGTCCGCGGCTTGGCGGCCTGGCCGCCCGGCTTTGCCTGTGAAGCCTTTGTATGACACTGATGGAGAGAGGCGTATGGTTTCCACCTCGAAAAGGCTGTCCTGCTCTAGCGGGTTTGAAGGCCTCTTCAGTCTATCAAGTAGAGTCTTAAACAGCCGATTTGTCCCAGAGGAGGCTGAGTGGATTGGTTGCCAGCCCTCCCTTGGCTGGTCTACCAAGATTTTCTTGACAACTAAGAAAAGCAACTTCAGTCGTCTCTCATGATAGTCTTGCCTATCAAAAGTCTCGCCTGGGCTGTCTCACTTGTTACACGTGTATGCAGACAAATCAGTCGAAAGGCCCTGTGTTGTCTCACAGGTTTTCAGCAAACACGAAGGGCTTGTTTGTCTTTACAGCCTTTGATATCTTGAGGGTTTGAGCACAACAGTTCTTTTGGTGTTATGGCTAATTGTGTTGATGCTATGCTGTTTAGTGTGTTTAGTAATGTCAgggtatttttactttttgtcaTTGCTGACTGTGGCATTTGCCAGTCAGAGCACAGATAGGCCTAGTTAGGAGGTCAgtaggaattatttttaaatcctgttctctattttttcatttggcCTTTGAATACTTATTGAGCAAGTGACTGGATCTTATAGCTGAGCTTAGCCTTTTACCAGTCttcgggggaaaaaaaatgcatgcgTGCATATTTGTGTGAATCAGGAACATTTCTCTTGATGACAGGATTTGCATCATGCTTACGTGCCTGTCACCCTGCTAGATGGTGCCATCTGCAGGTCATGTTCCCATCGGTGACTACAGTGTTTTGTAGTCCTTTTAAGTTAGATATGCAAGAAACATAAATTTATTTGCCTGTGTTAGGAGGACGAAACTTgttttaaatggattttaaatgttttattcctttatttatttattttatgttttatttattattatactTGAAAATAGAATGAATGAGCTTATATTTTTACACAGACATGTAAGTTATGCATTGTTAGAtcatttattgtatttttacaCAGTtgtataaaaatacaatatatgATTTAACCATACATAACTTAATGTCAATTAATGTGTGTGTTGTTTGTATCTTAGCAAAAAATTTCTACTCTGTCCTGCACTGAGGACTCTTGCCATCGTGCATCTTTGCTTGAACTGAGCAGCTCACCCATATGACTTCAGTGCAGAATGGAAATGAACTGTAAATAGTTTCAACAATAGTACAGAGGAACATTTCAGTGGATTTCAGCATTGAACTGTCCTTTCAGTATTTAGgcaaatagctttaaaaaagcttttggtCTTTTAACTGTCAGGGAGGTATTTGTAGGTGGTTTATTTGCCAAGTGCTACCAGTAGATTCATACAATAACCTGTTTAGGACAGCAGAATTTTTATCTGGTGTCTAAAGCAGAAGTAACAGCATTTGAGAAAAAGTAGCCTTAAAAAAAGGGAATCCATGGTGTTAATGAAATCTCTCGTTCTGCTGAATCCAAAGTGTCAAGCTGTAATTATATATTGAGTGTAATGGAAACATACCAATTAAACAACTGTTTAATGACAAATATATATCTTAAGCATATATGTATTTTACCTTGTAACTTGTGGAAAGTTAATTTGAATTTACCTGTTATGTGTAATTTAAGTTTTGGGGCAGTTAGGGGGGTTCTATGTGTTAGAACTTattttgaggtggttttttttttgtgtacttCCATCTTTAACATCTTGGAGCCTATACTGGTTTACAATCAGTGTTTTGATTTACCATCCTTATTAGTTTACAACCAGAATTTTGTTCACTTTTTGTCCTATTTAACACAGTTGAGAGACTGGAGTACATATGTAGAACTATTTTAATGAGCTTGGTTGGAATTTCCTGAATAGGACCACTggataatttttaagaaaatacatcTAGTACTCTCTAAGCATCTAGATACAAGATTAATAAATTCTAAAATCTTCCTCATGCAGGATGTTACCAAGCTGACACCTCTTTCACCAGAAGTCATCAGCAGACAAGCAACAATTAATATAGGtaaaaagaaacctttaaaaaataaaggtgcATTAACGTGACTGGTGCCCATGCAGTAGCATATAGTACCTATgggagaatattttaaagaaatctctACTGAAACAGACAGTAATATAGATAAAGTGTTTttattgtaaatttttttaagccacAGGAAAATAATTGTCATACCCTAACTTGGAATGCACCATTTTTACTACAAGAACACTGTGGAATGAAGTGGGGAAcagtttattttactttaaaattaagtaCTGGGATGAGTTTCATGAGAATGCAAAGGTCTGTCCATTGGGATATGGACAGCTTCAGATCTTGTTTAATCAAAATTTATTACAAAACTCATATTTGCTTCTCTTGGGAGCTGTGGACTTAATGGCTACAAGGAGCTTGGGGTAATTATCTGTTGATTGTAACGGAATAttacacagcatttaaaaatggtttactgacaaatgtttgcttttaaaacatagGTACAATTGGTCATGTAGCCCATGGAAAGTCAACAGTAGTCAAAGCTATATCTGGAGTTCATACTGTCAGATTTAaaaatgaactggaaagaaatatcACAATCAAGCTGGGTTATGCTAATGCAAAGGTGAGACATTACTATAAATCTAACAAATgttgataaaatatttcagggTGGGTGTAAACTTATAAGTAACTAATCCTTGATGAGTAAAACTTTTTCtcaattttcaaaaattacagATTTACAAGCTGGATGACCCAAGCTGTTCCCGGCCAGAGTGTTACCGATCCTGTGGAAGCAGCACCCCAGATGAGTTTCCCACAGATATTCCTGGCACCAAAGGGAACTTCAAATTAGTCAGGTAACTGTTATAAAATTAATGGCATAAACTCTGTTCACCTCCTTTTACATAATGGAAAATAGTCAGGAATGATCTGCAGGCTGAATGTATTAATTGTGGCAGACCACATGTTCTGAGGTGCTGGGTACCCCTGATCTGAGGTATCATCTAAACTGCCTTGTTTTTATTAGTCATGATGCACAGTCCATGGTGGAGCCCAACTCTGTCTTCTGTGCTTGAGTATTTGCAGGACTCTGGGgtgaaatttttcttctattaataTACATACTTTTTAAAGCCACTAGAATGAGAACTCAGATGGACCTCTCAAACACATCTTGAAAATTGCTTTCTGGTCGGTGGCCTTTGTTAAACTTTTGCTTTCTAGTGGCAGAAAAGTCTTCAAAGTTCTTAATATATGAAAGCCTGATGCTTAATGTGAGATTGGGCCCCTAACTGGAGCCAGGTGTCCTTTATTTGCTTCATTTCTATGAGAGCATCACACTGATCCTTCTGCAAGCACAGTAACTGCAACAGGTGTTACATGGATCTTTACAGTGATTGCTCAAATGAGAGCAGTAACAAAGACTGTTGTACAGCAAGATTCCCAGTTCATTCATATGTATAAAATACACCTAGTTCTGTAATCacttatttccttcttttcctcaggtTCCTGTTAGAGCACTTGTTCTAACAGTAACTTCTTCTGGAGTGTCACAGTAACTGCAGCCAATGCAGCCATTGTTGAACTGTTGGTTAAAAGCTTTGGATTCTTTATTTCTAGTAGTATTCTACTATTTGCTTATAGTAGATTTTTAACATTGTCAGCAAAGCAGTAAATTAgtctcctgatttttttttttggtggcatACTACCAAGAAACAAGGATTCTTCACTGTGTATGTTCAGACAAGAATCTAGTGAATCCACTATTACAGTCtgcacaataaaataataagtttGGAAATAAGACCTGCAACACTGTCTCAGTGAATGAATTTTTGAATCAAAGTGCAGTTACAACCATGTAATTAATGATGCATAATTTTCTAATACTGGAAAATGGGagatgtcttttaaaaagaaatcctatggggttttggtttttgttcatATGGggaggggtttgttttttggtttgttttttccccagtgcaTTTAAATCTAGTCTAATTTATAAGCAAATTTGTGCAATATTAAAGCAGTGTCTAGTATGGATGTATGGTATCAAATCTTGAAACTCAGAAAACTATTCAGTAGCTGTTCAGtaacttttttattcttatgaaaacatttttaaggtATTACTTTTCAACATCTGTcttgaaatgtgtatttatCTATCAATTTTAAGGATGCTTTTAACCTTTGTTTGCTCAACCACTCACATAAATCAGTCAGAGAAATTGTTGATGATTGGCTTTTGGActtctttttaacttttttctacAACAGGCATGTCTCTTTTGTGGATTGTCCTGGCCATGATATTTTGATGGCTACTATGTTGAACGGTGCAGCAGTAATGGATGCAGCTTTACTATTGATAGGTAATGTTtgccacagaaaagcagagctttttgttttccctattttcttaaatataatGGACTAACTTTATAtgagttttaaaatttagtGGAATGGGGTGAGCAattgaataataattttaaaaaaaaaaagtatcctaACAAGCTGGGTTTTTTAAACATAACTGTACATACTAAGTCTAGTAGCTGGCCCAATTGATAGAAGATTAATTAGGTAAGGTGAAACCTTGTAGTGGTATAGTACTGGAAAATTTATAGCATTTTATGGATATGCATTAGCTTACAGGTAAATTTTAGTTTCTCTGAAGTTTCAGTTTGGTTTAGATACATACTCTCAAGCTGTGCAGGAGAGTCCACAAACATCAGTGCAAACAGTAAACCCAAATGAATATTGACAGTATCAAGGTACAGGAGTTTTATCTTTATTTAGACAATTTTTAATCATATTTGCAAACAATAGGAAGTGTATAAAACTCACGTTTGTATGTCTGTAGAACAGTTCAGTGCTCTGCAGTGATAAATAGCTATTATACTACCTGTAGGGCTTGTCAACAAATAGGAACAGCTTCAGATACTGTAGTTTAAATAGTTAGAGGTAACTGATGAGCTCTCATTCCTTCTGCCTGTGTAGTTCTAGAAAAAGACTGAACTTCAGGTGAGATTGACCACCATAATGGTGCATCAGTCCAAAGCTGGCTTTTTGGATGGCTGAAATCCAAAGTATGCTGATACCTGTCCTGTTCACATActtgatatttttattgtgCTTTACAGAGTTTGGGGATTTTTATGGCTTTGgtgatcagaaaaaaaccccatagaaTTTTAGAGTATTTCTTAAAGGGTGAATTCTCTGCTAAGCAGCAGTCAGTACTGAGATGTCTAAAGACCTACAAGATGGAATAAATCAACTAGACAGAAGTTAGCtctttggaaattttaaaaagtttgtattttgaACATGTAGAATGGGGAAAACACTTTGGGAACTTCTCATCTGTCATATATTGTGTGGATGCTAAAGCCAGCAGTTCCAGGAAGTGCAGGTGCTTAATAACTTGGATGATTTGCATGTAATTTACTGAGAGCTgactggttgtttttttttgtgtaaagGTATAATGGAAAGCAGATGTTGTAATTGTAGGAGTTTCATCTCTCTTTGCAGTTTCTATATTGCAGTCacctttcttctttcagctggTAATGAGTCATGCCCTCAACCCCAGACCTCAGAACATCTAGCTGCTATAGAAATCATGAAACTGAAACACATTTTGATTCTACAGAATAAGATTGATTTGGTGAAGGAGAGCCAGGCTAAGGAACAGTATGAACAGATTCTTGCATTTGTACAAGGTAAGTTTTCAACAGCAGAACTACAGTGAGTAGTGAAAGTTCTTCAGTGTTGGGACATGGACATCGTGGTTTTCTCTGTGCTTATAGTAAAGCTTCTCCGACTTAGATGATGTTCATGTACATTGTTAGTAGAAAAAGTAGACATTTGGTGTTGTGcttcctttctgtttcagtttgtttATGTACAATGGTGCTTTGGCTGTTGGTCAGAGCTCTTGATGTAAAACTAATAGCAGTAACTCCGTTCTAGTAGCTTttactgaatttctgttttctaggTGTTGTCTCTTCTTGGATTGTTTCTGGTGCagtgcagagagaaagaagcagtATTTGTTAGGATTTCTAGTTctcaaaaattaaatctgaCTGTAAAATCAATATTGATGTATCAAATATTGAGATATCTCTGAGGAAATTATCTTGATCACATTGTGATCAGGAGTGAAATCTCCCCTAGAgcagaagctgaacatgagccagcagtgtgcccaggtggccaagaaggccaatggcatcctggcctgtatcaggaacagcgtggccagcaggtccaagggagggattctgcccctgtactcagccctggtgaggccacacctcgagtcctgtgtccagttctgggcccctcagttcaggaaggatatcaaggtcctggagcaggtccaaaggagggcaaccaggctggtgaaaggactcgagcacagatcctatgaggagaggctgagggagctggggctgttcagcctggagaagaggaggctcaggggagacctcattgctctctacaactccctgaaaggagggggtagccaggtaggggttggtctcttttcccaggcaaccctcagcaagacaagagggcacggtctcaggttgtgccgggggaggtttaggttggacattagaaagaatttctttacggagagggtgatcagacattggaatgggctgcccagtgaggtggtagattctccatccctggagacatttaaaaagagactggatgtggcactcagtgccatggtctagcaaccgcaccggtgggtcaagggttggacttgatgatctctgaggtcccttccaacccggctaattctatgattctgtgattatctgACAGAATGTTGAGGGAGCAACTGTAAGGCTCTTTAGTACACTATACCCAGGAGCAACGTGACTACCTTAAAGAAGGTCTGGCTGGTTTGAGCTAAAATGTTGAAGGGAAGGGTAAATGCTCTGACACTTTATGCTTTgggaaatacattaaaaatgtcgtgaaattcattaatatttttttacaatgtcAGAACATTTGGTCATGTCGCTGTAAATACTATTACTAAGGCTTCACGTTGAACTTGATTTTGGTTTAGGTACAGTTGCAGAAGGAGCTCCAATAATTCCAATCTCAGCACAGTTGAAATACAACATTGAGGTAGTCTGTGAGTACATAGTGAAGAAAATCCCAGTTCCTCTGCGAGACTTCACATCTGAGCCAAGGCTTATTGGTATGTAAATACTTCAACTTTGCTCTAGACTTTTGAGGCTAACCATTTATTCCATGTGTCTACACTTGGAATAACATGTTGGTGAATGCTCTAAAGAGGTAGGTTTAAAAGGAGCATTTAGTGCCCTCTTACTTAAAAACTTGCATATTTAAGAGTTGTATGGTGTGTTCATTGCTACAGTTAAATCTGCTTGGGGGAATTGCTTGgttctgtgtgtgtgacagcagcagaaTGCAGTAAAGATGAGGAATCTATCTGTGTCTTACAACATTCCTTTAACTGCTGTGAATCTAAATTTAATGAGCTACTTACAAGCTGTTggatttgaaaaggaaattattctCATGAAAGTTTTACAGGTAGCCTGGTTAGATTTTCTGTGTTAAGAGTCCTGTCTTCTGAAAGTCTCAGTTGTTTTccagaatattttgaaattcagtTCCACTACAAccaatttgtttgtttgctctttcCTCACAAAACATGAGAAACatccaaaatgtattttcagaataaatgaaaatttactATGCTAGGACAAGGTTACAAATTCACAACTAACATGAAATTGGAGGGTTTTTTAATatcattactttctttttagGTACTGATACTTTACTTTTTGCTATGCAGAAACAGTTAAAAAAGCTATTTATGTATAGGAGCAGCTTACATAATTTTGAGAATGAAATAAACTATGTACTTAAGAATCCAGCATAAAACAGTCATAGTATTTATCATTATCCTTGAATTATGTGTTTGtagtatttataaatatgtgtaTACTTTAGGAAGAATAGTGAAGCAAACGTGCTAAAGAAAGGCACTAATTCTTTAAAAACCTGATCTTAAATATAAACTTGGTTATGGTCTGTTCTTTTCAGTAATTAGATCTTTTGATGTCAACAAGCCTGGCTGTGAAGTTGATGACCTTAAGGGGGGTGTAGCTGGTGGCAGTATTCTAAAGGGTGTTCTAAAGGTAATGTTTCTCTCTCTTGTCTGGAGATCTGTAATTACAACAATAAGTGGAGTTTTTGCATGATTAGTACAAAATTAATCTCTACaatttaatgtgttttaaagTAGGATACAGTCAGATAGCACCTATCCACCTATCCTTTCTGTCCATGCCTTGTTTATACTTTCCTGTTTTAAAACACCAGGtacaagaaatgtatttttgttacCATTGTCTTAACTTTTGCTAATAGTGACACAAGTTTCATTGCTTACTAAAATAGAgggagatttttaatttttttttcctgtcctgacACTTTTATTGAATTACTGGGGGCAAAGAGGGGAGCAAAAGGTACCTCTGAAGATTGTGTGGGTTCCCACAGGTCCCACTTCcctattaaaatattctgtgtattttgatttttttaaattttgtttgtgGCATACTGCCAATAGATGGGAACTTTAAAAGTTGCTCTGTTAGACTGGAAAACCAACTACATCTTCAAAGATTTATAAAACTTTTCTTCATCTTGCAGTTTTTATTAATACTGATCAGCTGTACTGACTGAATTAACTAAATTTTTCTTAGTTCTGCAAGATTGCtaaatgaaatgtaaattaaaaaacccaagctaAAATTGAAATTCTGGAATTATTGCTGGTAAATATCCTTTGCTAAAGCAGTTTATAAATTGTATTTACAAGACAATTAATTGCTTCCTTGGGTATAAGTTACAGAGCTCTCAATATAGGTTGATTTACAGTAAATGGTGGAAAACAAGTCCTAGAAATTCTGCAGTAGCCCAGAACCAAGGACTTGTACAAGCAGTAGATCTTGGGCTAAGTAGGTCTTATCTGTGAATAGCAGTTAGCTTTGTTCCTGTGAAACAACCAGTTAATGACTTTTTCACTTTCATAATTAGGTGGGCCAGGAAATTGAGGTCCGGCCTGGTATTGTGTCCAAGGACAGTGAAGGAAAACTCATGTGCAAGCCAATCTTTTCCAAAATTGTGTCACTCTTTGCTGAACACAATGATCTGCAATATGCTGCTCCAGGAGGTCTTATAGGTGAGAATATTCTCTtatggaaatgcttttttttttttcatgcttgttGAAAACGCTTGATTTTGCTTAATGAATGTCATTGTGGTAAACAAAAAGGCTCTGAGAAATTTCAAATAATACATATATGTATGGC from Heliangelus exortis chromosome 1, bHelExo1.hap1, whole genome shotgun sequence harbors:
- the EIF2S3 gene encoding eukaryotic translation initiation factor 2 subunit 3: MAGDEAGVTLGQPHLSRQDLATLDVTKLTPLSPEVISRQATINIGTIGHVAHGKSTVVKAISGVHTVRFKNELERNITIKLGYANAKIYKLDDPSCSRPECYRSCGSSTPDEFPTDIPGTKGNFKLVRHVSFVDCPGHDILMATMLNGAAVMDAALLLIAGNESCPQPQTSEHLAAIEIMKLKHILILQNKIDLVKESQAKEQYEQILAFVQGTVAEGAPIIPISAQLKYNIEVVCEYIVKKIPVPLRDFTSEPRLIVIRSFDVNKPGCEVDDLKGGVAGGSILKGVLKVGQEIEVRPGIVSKDSEGKLMCKPIFSKIVSLFAEHNDLQYAAPGGLIGVGTKIDPTLCRADRMVGQVLGAVGALPEIFTELEISYFLLRRLLGVRTEGDKKAAKVQKLSKNEVLMVNIGSLSTGGRVSAVKADLGKIVLTNPVCTEVGEKIALSRRVEKHWRLIGWGQIRRGVTIKPTVDDD